One window of Desulfovibrio subterraneus genomic DNA carries:
- the phnE gene encoding phosphonate ABC transporter, permease protein PhnE — protein MTDNATWERFTPAQRLARFAVYLGAVSLFVVSLKTVEIIPEFLYDAPTQLHDLFSRMWPVDFAAYNSEGIHKALVETLNIASLGTILAIFMAIPVGLMAAKNITKIPALNWFGTLILVSSRTVNSLVWAILFVAIFGPGALAGTIAIAFRSIGFCGKLMAEALEEVNEGPIEALKAAGAPWPSILIKGYWPQVAPAFWGISLFRWDINVRESSVIGLVGAGGIGVALDTSLNLFRWQQVSLILLCIFTVVIVAEVFVTKIRQKII, from the coding sequence ATGACTGATAATGCAACCTGGGAAAGATTCACTCCGGCGCAACGCCTTGCCCGGTTTGCCGTTTATCTCGGGGCCGTATCGCTCTTCGTTGTCTCGTTGAAGACCGTTGAGATCATTCCCGAGTTTCTTTACGACGCTCCCACGCAGCTGCACGACCTGTTCTCGCGCATGTGGCCTGTGGACTTTGCCGCATACAACAGTGAAGGAATCCACAAAGCACTGGTGGAGACCCTGAACATCGCGTCTCTGGGCACCATACTTGCCATTTTCATGGCAATTCCCGTGGGGCTCATGGCGGCAAAGAACATCACCAAAATTCCTGCGCTCAACTGGTTCGGCACGCTGATTCTGGTGTCTTCCCGTACCGTCAACTCGCTGGTATGGGCCATTCTCTTCGTTGCTATCTTCGGCCCCGGCGCCCTTGCGGGCACCATTGCCATTGCCTTCCGATCCATCGGATTCTGCGGCAAGCTCATGGCCGAAGCGCTTGAAGAGGTAAACGAAGGCCCCATCGAGGCACTCAAGGCTGCAGGCGCACCGTGGCCCAGCATCCTGATCAAGGGATACTGGCCGCAGGTGGCTCCGGCTTTCTGGGGTATCTCGCTGTTCCGCTGGGACATTAACGTCCGCGAATCCTCGGTGATCGGCCTTGTGGGTGCTGGCGGCATCGGCGTGGCGCTCGACACGTCTCTCAACCTGTTCCGCTGGCAACAGGTTTCGCTGATACTGCTGTGCATATTTACAGTGGTTATCGTCGCAGAAGTGTTTGTCACCAAGATTCGCCAGAAGATCATCTAA
- the phnE gene encoding phosphonate ABC transporter, permease protein PhnE: MTTRTETRTPFKPNWAARLGWLGVLAYCVYAGMSLDFTWSRFIDGLANGAKFLGEMIPPNFERWRLLISNLVETVEIAVIASAFGIAASLPIGLCGARNLMPEWMTWPSRTFIAICRSFHPVIFAILFVKAVGFGPLAGILTLIFLTIGFIGKLFCEAIEEISLKPVEAIKAAGAPFMSVLVFGVLPQVFNRFIGFATYQFDANLRNSTMVGIVGAGGIGGTLFAAFQRFDYDFLAAILIAIIALIMVSEYISLKIKAIFND, translated from the coding sequence ATGACAACCCGTACCGAAACCAGAACGCCTTTCAAGCCCAACTGGGCGGCAAGGCTCGGGTGGCTCGGGGTGCTGGCCTACTGTGTGTACGCCGGCATGTCTCTCGACTTCACCTGGTCACGGTTTATCGACGGGTTGGCAAACGGCGCAAAATTTCTGGGCGAAATGATTCCGCCCAACTTTGAGCGCTGGCGGCTGCTGATCAGCAACCTGGTTGAAACCGTCGAGATTGCCGTCATAGCCTCGGCATTCGGCATTGCCGCCTCGCTGCCCATCGGGCTTTGCGGTGCACGCAACCTGATGCCCGAATGGATGACGTGGCCTTCAAGAACGTTCATTGCAATCTGCCGCTCCTTCCACCCGGTCATCTTTGCCATTCTGTTTGTGAAGGCCGTGGGATTTGGTCCTCTGGCAGGTATTCTGACCCTGATATTCCTCACCATCGGCTTCATCGGCAAGCTGTTCTGTGAAGCCATCGAGGAAATATCGCTCAAACCTGTCGAAGCCATAAAGGCGGCAGGTGCTCCGTTCATGAGCGTGCTCGTATTCGGTGTGCTGCCGCAGGTTTTCAACCGCTTCATCGGTTTTGCCACCTACCAGTTTGACGCGAACCTGCGCAACTCCACCATGGTAGGCATTGTCGGTGCGGGCGGTATCGGCGGAACGCTCTTTGCGGCCTTCCAGCGCTTTGACTACGACTTCCTGGCGGCCATCCTCATAGCCATTATCGCCCTGATTATGGTCAGCGAATACATCTCACTGAAAATAAAGGCGATCTTCAATGACTGA
- the phnC gene encoding phosphonate ABC transporter ATP-binding protein — protein sequence MSHAISKNHNGNGDSPRSLFVENLEKAYTKGNLILKGLTFEVHGETTVGIIGPSGTGKSTLLRCINRLIEPTSGKIIVAGQDITSLSGTRLRLARRHIGMVFQEFNLVERLSVIENVLCGRLGYLPSWRAWLRKFPQEDINQAFKLIDQVGLGEFATQRADSLSGGQRQRVGIARAMMQNPDVIMADEPTSSLDPKTSVEIMELLKQVSATQHIPVLINIHDVNLAQRFCDRIIGMSQGHIVFDGPPSELSPEHLKQIYGGEDWLA from the coding sequence GTGTCTCACGCAATTAGCAAGAACCATAACGGGAACGGGGACAGCCCCCGTTCCCTTTTTGTGGAAAATCTGGAAAAGGCGTACACCAAGGGCAACCTTATCCTTAAGGGGCTGACCTTTGAAGTGCATGGGGAAACCACCGTCGGCATCATCGGCCCCTCCGGCACGGGCAAAAGCACGCTTCTGCGTTGCATCAACCGCCTGATCGAGCCCACCTCGGGCAAGATCATCGTTGCCGGACAGGACATTACCTCCCTGAGCGGTACCAGACTCCGCCTGGCCCGACGCCACATCGGTATGGTCTTTCAGGAATTCAATCTGGTGGAACGCCTTTCCGTCATTGAAAACGTGCTCTGTGGCAGGCTGGGTTACCTTCCTTCCTGGCGCGCGTGGCTTCGCAAATTCCCGCAGGAAGACATCAATCAGGCGTTCAAGCTCATCGATCAGGTGGGTCTGGGCGAATTCGCCACCCAGCGCGCGGACAGCCTTTCCGGCGGCCAGCGCCAGCGCGTGGGTATTGCCCGCGCAATGATGCAGAACCCTGACGTGATCATGGCAGACGAGCCCACCAGCTCGCTGGACCCCAAAACGTCCGTGGAAATCATGGAACTGCTCAAGCAGGTTTCCGCCACGCAGCACATCCCCGTGCTCATCAACATCCATGACGTGAACCTTGCCCAGCGCTTCTGCGACCGCATCATCGGCATGTCGCAGGGCCACATCGTCTTTGACGGTCCGCCCTCTGAGCTGAGCCCCGAACACCTGAAGCAGATTTACGGCGGGGAGGACTGGCTGGCATGA
- the phnD gene encoding phosphate/phosphite/phosphonate ABC transporter substrate-binding protein — protein MLRKSLLFLVLAFVLTAVPAFAEDCPNRGELDSMYCDANGDLVADIAPAGICKEPSTLVFTYTPVEDPAVYKDAFADFQAYLEKATGKRVIYYTVQSNAAEVEAMRSGRLHIAGFSTGPTGFAVNLAGYIPIAVKGYADDMQGYNLIVVVKKDSPIQTMADLKGKRVAHTSASSNSGNLAPRALFPKLGVVPDQDYTVVYSGKHDQSVMGVAHGDYDAAPVASDVYDRMVAAGRINGDDMRIIYRSPKFPTSSFGYSNQLCAPLVAKIEEAFRTYRFPESMQKTFKGADRFFPITYKQDWQVIRDIAEATGSSYNAEGLKQMAEKEAAKEKK, from the coding sequence ATGTTGAGAAAGAGTTTACTGTTTCTGGTACTGGCGTTCGTACTGACGGCCGTTCCAGCGTTTGCTGAAGACTGCCCCAACCGTGGCGAACTTGATTCCATGTATTGTGATGCCAACGGCGATCTCGTTGCCGACATTGCCCCTGCAGGTATCTGCAAGGAGCCGAGCACGCTGGTTTTCACCTACACCCCTGTTGAAGATCCCGCCGTTTACAAAGATGCCTTTGCCGATTTCCAGGCATATCTGGAAAAGGCAACCGGCAAGCGCGTTATCTACTACACCGTGCAGTCCAACGCTGCCGAAGTTGAAGCCATGCGTTCCGGCCGTCTGCACATTGCAGGTTTCTCCACCGGCCCCACCGGCTTCGCAGTCAACCTTGCAGGTTACATTCCCATCGCAGTCAAAGGCTATGCCGACGACATGCAGGGCTACAACCTGATCGTTGTCGTGAAGAAAGACAGCCCCATCCAGACCATGGCTGACCTCAAGGGCAAACGCGTTGCGCACACCTCTGCCTCTTCCAACTCCGGCAACCTTGCTCCCCGCGCCCTCTTCCCCAAGCTGGGCGTTGTTCCGGATCAGGACTACACCGTTGTTTACTCCGGCAAGCATGACCAGTCCGTCATGGGCGTTGCCCACGGCGACTACGATGCAGCTCCCGTTGCTTCCGACGTATATGACCGCATGGTTGCAGCAGGCCGCATCAATGGCGACGACATGCGCATCATCTACCGCAGCCCCAAGTTCCCCACTTCTTCTTTCGGTTACTCCAACCAGCTTTGTGCACCTCTGGTAGCCAAGATCGAAGAAGCCTTCCGCACTTACCGCTTCCCCGAATCCATGCAGAAGACCTTCAAGGGCGCAGACCGCTTCTTCCCCATCACCTACAAGCAGGATTGGCAGGTCATTCGTGACATCGCCGAAGCAACCGGCTCCAGCTACAACGCTGAAGGCCTGAAGCAGATGGCTGAAAAAGAAGCCGCCAAAGAAAAGAAGTAA
- a CDS encoding acyltransferase family protein, with protein MNGGAEQLAMRRIPMPDVARFFGIVLVYYGHIIERIMYLKDPTATMHYKLIYSFHMAFFFLLSGFIFNADKLYMPLNRFFRKQVASRLVPYFVFSAVLVVLSLLFKGHFVVVDLSTVQGYLQGGIATLLGFPVFNIPLWFMACLFSVELIHFVVGRYLKSDAMLIAAAVVTYLSGYYLTLYVQFLPGPNFWFLHEALVVYSFYLVGVLLRRRGILMAPVQRLILVPVFVACALAVWFTFNLNTGPFRLFDAVVIVLSGHGHVFWFMFTALCGSMMLLVLANLCGRVGIFRFMGRNGLILFCLNGVFYHFFNGPFAEWFMQNYTATPFTVTFAGCLFTLASLAACVPLVLLLERYVPQLVGRPAMRGPLLPALVKA; from the coding sequence ATGAACGGAGGAGCTGAACAGCTGGCAATGCGCCGGATACCCATGCCCGATGTGGCACGGTTCTTCGGCATAGTTCTGGTGTATTACGGCCACATCATAGAGCGCATCATGTATCTCAAGGATCCCACTGCGACTATGCATTACAAGCTCATATACTCCTTTCATATGGCATTTTTCTTTCTGCTGTCCGGCTTCATCTTCAATGCTGACAAGCTCTACATGCCCCTCAACCGCTTCTTCCGAAAGCAGGTTGCCTCACGGCTTGTGCCATACTTCGTGTTCAGCGCGGTGCTGGTGGTGCTGAGTCTGCTTTTCAAAGGGCATTTTGTGGTCGTGGACCTTTCCACGGTGCAGGGGTACCTGCAGGGTGGCATTGCAACACTGCTGGGATTTCCCGTATTCAACATTCCCTTATGGTTCATGGCCTGCCTGTTTTCCGTGGAGCTTATCCACTTTGTTGTGGGCCGGTACCTCAAGAGCGATGCCATGCTGATTGCGGCCGCTGTTGTTACCTATCTTTCAGGATATTATCTCACGTTGTATGTGCAGTTCCTGCCCGGACCGAATTTCTGGTTTCTGCATGAAGCGCTTGTGGTGTATTCATTCTATCTGGTCGGCGTTTTGCTGCGCCGCCGGGGAATACTCATGGCTCCGGTGCAGAGGCTGATTCTGGTGCCTGTTTTCGTGGCATGCGCGCTGGCAGTGTGGTTCACCTTCAATCTCAATACAGGCCCGTTCAGGCTGTTCGATGCGGTTGTCATCGTATTATCCGGCCACGGGCATGTATTCTGGTTCATGTTCACGGCCCTGTGCGGCAGCATGATGCTGCTTGTTCTCGCCAATCTGTGCGGCAGGGTGGGGATATTCCGGTTCATGGGGCGCAACGGGTTGATATTGTTCTGCCTGAACGGTGTGTTCTATCATTTCTTCAACGGTCCCTTTGCCGAGTGGTTCATGCAGAATTACACGGCAACACCGTTCACCGTTACCTTTGCAGGGTGCCTGTTCACCCTTGCCAGTCTGGCGGCCTGCGTGCCGTTGGTGTTGTTGCTGGAGCGTTATGTTCCGCAGCTCGTGGGCAGGCCCGCAATGCGGGGGCCGTTGCTCCCTGCTCTGGTGAAAGCATAA
- a CDS encoding DUF302 domain-containing protein, with protein sequence MNESGLIVRFCPADTVALWRAYLDALRDRGIDIFATIDHKQNAEDAGLAMPETRLIVFGNPQAGTPLMLQAPDLALDLPLRVLLREIRGGCELVYTPASVLASRYGLAADNPIILKMDGLLVGLADQACAMAVEG encoded by the coding sequence ATGAATGAATCCGGACTGATTGTCCGTTTTTGCCCGGCAGATACCGTGGCATTGTGGCGTGCATATCTTGATGCCCTGAGAGACCGTGGCATAGATATTTTTGCAACCATTGATCATAAGCAGAATGCCGAGGATGCCGGCCTAGCCATGCCGGAGACACGGCTTATCGTCTTCGGCAACCCGCAGGCCGGAACACCGCTCATGTTGCAGGCACCGGATCTGGCGCTTGATCTGCCGCTGCGGGTGCTGCTGCGGGAAATCAGGGGCGGGTGCGAGCTGGTCTATACCCCCGCTTCTGTACTGGCCAGCCGCTACGGGCTTGCCGCAGATAACCCCATCATACTCAAGATGGATGGTCTGCTCGTTGGCCTTGCCGATCAGGCGTGCGCCATGGCTGTGGAGGGGTAG
- the nhaC gene encoding Na+/H+ antiporter NhaC: protein MTSGERKPTLLWALLTFLLPVAVILYGTVWVGVRPPVLPLLVAVALAGIMSLRIGYTWEELQEGMLSAVGRIQLAVAILMLVGMIIAAWMASGTIPAIIYWGLKLISPEHFLVSTFFLCAVASLATGTSFGTMGTIGVALLGVGGAMSYDPAWTVGAIVSGAYFGDKMSPVSDSTNIAATVCDTPLFNHISSMLWTTVPAMVIATVGYWILGTMHDGSAATMDNIQPILTSIEASFSLSPIAFIPPVLMIVLAYRRLPVLPVMVICVVSALAIALVEGATVAELASQLTKGYQAKTGSPELNKLLSRGGLMSIMVTILLLTSGMAFGGILEKARVLEVLLEAMLRGAKSATRLVASTIIASYIILLGTGSQILAVVVPGRAFADAYKDADLAPEVLSRTCEDAGTLGCPLVPWSVHAFYILGVLGVSAVEFMPYAFLNIVVPFISIGCAVTGFGIFNRKGERVRPLAGK, encoded by the coding sequence ATGACTTCTGGGGAAAGAAAACCAACGTTGTTGTGGGCTTTGTTGACGTTCCTGCTGCCGGTTGCGGTTATCTTGTATGGAACGGTATGGGTCGGGGTGCGTCCTCCCGTGTTGCCGTTGCTGGTTGCCGTGGCGCTGGCAGGCATAATGTCTCTGCGCATCGGCTATACGTGGGAAGAGTTGCAGGAAGGCATGCTCTCGGCTGTGGGCAGAATCCAGCTCGCCGTGGCCATTCTCATGCTGGTGGGCATGATTATCGCCGCATGGATGGCATCCGGCACCATTCCCGCCATTATCTATTGGGGACTCAAGCTCATATCCCCTGAGCATTTTCTTGTTTCCACTTTCTTTCTGTGCGCGGTAGCCTCGCTCGCTACCGGCACCTCCTTCGGCACCATGGGCACCATCGGTGTGGCGCTGCTGGGCGTTGGCGGTGCCATGAGCTACGACCCTGCCTGGACCGTGGGGGCGATAGTTTCCGGTGCGTATTTCGGCGACAAGATGTCTCCTGTATCCGACTCCACGAACATTGCGGCAACCGTGTGTGATACCCCGCTGTTCAATCATATTTCGTCCATGCTCTGGACCACCGTGCCAGCCATGGTCATTGCCACTGTGGGCTATTGGATTCTCGGCACCATGCACGACGGCAGCGCCGCCACCATGGACAACATCCAGCCCATTCTCACCAGCATAGAAGCCTCCTTCAGCCTTTCACCCATCGCATTCATTCCGCCGGTGCTTATGATCGTGCTGGCTTACAGACGCCTGCCCGTTCTGCCGGTGATGGTTATCTGCGTTGTCAGCGCGCTTGCCATAGCTCTTGTGGAAGGAGCAACCGTGGCCGAGCTGGCATCCCAGCTGACCAAGGGCTATCAGGCCAAGACCGGTTCGCCCGAACTGAACAAGCTGCTTTCCCGCGGCGGTCTCATGAGCATCATGGTGACCATTCTTCTGCTTACCTCCGGCATGGCGTTCGGCGGCATACTGGAAAAGGCGCGCGTGCTTGAAGTGCTGCTTGAGGCCATGCTGCGAGGTGCCAAGAGTGCAACCCGCCTTGTGGCTTCCACCATCATTGCCTCCTACATCATTCTGCTTGGCACGGGCAGCCAGATTCTGGCCGTGGTTGTCCCCGGCCGCGCGTTTGCCGACGCCTACAAGGATGCGGACCTCGCTCCCGAGGTGCTTTCCCGAACCTGTGAAGATGCAGGCACCCTCGGTTGTCCGCTGGTTCCCTGGAGCGTGCACGCGTTCTACATCCTCGGGGTTCTCGGCGTAAGCGCCGTGGAGTTCATGCCGTATGCCTTCCTGAACATTGTGGTGCCGTTCATATCCATCGGATGTGCCGTAACCGGATTTGGAATTTTCAATAGAAAAGGTGAACGGGTTCGCCCTCTTGCAGGGAAGTAA
- a CDS encoding sulfatase, giving the protein MSQKNIKNVLFIMLDTLQFNYLGCYGNKDVKTPNLDKFAEKGFLFENAYSEGLPTIPVRRAIMTGRFTLPYSGWRPLTTEDTTITDLLWCREVQTALVYDTPPMRLPKYGYSRGFDYVRFCNGHELDHETFSKVPLNPEFKGEDYLSPSWLTKDENGEYDASSKSLIREAECYLRQRQNWTSDADNYGSVVISEADKWIKEKRDPNRPFFLWLDSFDPHEPWDPPSIWEGKPCPYNPDYKGNPLLLAPWTEIEGVMTEEECQHIRALYAEKVTLIDKWLGKLFDSLKAQGLWDETMIIVTSDHGQPMGSGEHGHGLMRKCRPWPYEELVHVPLLVHLPGVEGGKRVESFVQNVDITATVLDALGLSQDALEQTGHEGIQTYGAEDLHGMSLLPLMRGEVDRIRDFAIAGYYGMSWSIITHYYSYIHWLQKEIDTDSMNRIFYDGSGSGGNAGAQSAKLEVKEEMWTCVPGAEVSVPGTDELYDRKVDQFQLKNIIEEQPEKAKELLQMLKLYIGELRTS; this is encoded by the coding sequence ATGTCTCAGAAGAATATAAAGAACGTTCTGTTCATCATGCTTGATACCCTGCAGTTCAACTACCTTGGATGCTACGGGAACAAGGATGTGAAGACCCCCAATCTGGACAAGTTTGCCGAAAAGGGCTTTCTGTTCGAAAACGCTTACAGCGAAGGCCTGCCCACCATACCTGTCCGCCGTGCCATCATGACCGGCCGGTTCACACTGCCTTACAGCGGCTGGCGTCCGCTGACCACCGAAGACACCACCATCACCGACCTGTTGTGGTGCCGCGAGGTGCAGACCGCGCTTGTGTATGACACGCCGCCCATGCGCCTTCCCAAATACGGCTATTCACGCGGCTTCGACTATGTGCGGTTCTGCAACGGCCATGAGCTTGATCACGAGACGTTCAGCAAGGTTCCGCTGAATCCGGAATTCAAGGGTGAAGACTACCTTTCGCCCAGCTGGCTGACGAAGGATGAAAACGGCGAGTACGATGCTTCCAGCAAGTCGCTTATCCGCGAGGCGGAATGCTATCTGCGCCAGCGCCAGAACTGGACTTCCGATGCCGACAACTACGGCTCGGTCGTTATCAGCGAGGCCGACAAGTGGATCAAGGAAAAGCGCGATCCCAACCGTCCCTTCTTCCTGTGGCTCGACTCCTTTGACCCGCATGAACCGTGGGATCCGCCGTCAATCTGGGAAGGCAAGCCCTGCCCCTACAATCCGGACTACAAGGGCAACCCCTTGCTGCTCGCCCCATGGACCGAGATCGAAGGCGTGATGACCGAAGAAGAGTGCCAGCATATCCGTGCTCTATATGCCGAAAAGGTTACCCTCATCGACAAGTGGCTCGGCAAGCTGTTTGATTCCCTGAAGGCACAGGGGCTGTGGGATGAGACCATGATCATCGTGACTTCGGACCATGGTCAGCCCATGGGGTCCGGCGAGCACGGACACGGCCTCATGCGCAAGTGCCGTCCCTGGCCCTATGAGGAACTCGTGCACGTCCCGCTGCTGGTGCACCTGCCCGGCGTGGAAGGCGGTAAGCGTGTGGAGAGTTTTGTGCAGAACGTGGACATCACCGCCACGGTTCTCGACGCTCTCGGCCTGAGTCAGGATGCGCTGGAGCAGACCGGCCATGAAGGCATTCAGACCTACGGGGCCGAAGACCTGCACGGCATGAGCCTGCTGCCGCTGATGCGCGGCGAGGTGGACCGAATCCGTGACTTTGCCATTGCAGGATACTATGGCATGTCATGGTCCATCATTACGCACTACTACAGCTATATTCACTGGTTGCAGAAGGAAATAGACACGGATTCCATGAACCGGATATTCTACGATGGTTCCGGTTCCGGCGGCAACGCCGGTGCCCAGTCTGCCAAGCTGGAAGTGAAGGAAGAAATGTGGACCTGCGTTCCCGGAGCGGAAGTCAGCGTTCCCGGTACTGACGAGCTGTATGACCGCAAGGTCGACCAGTTCCAGTTGAAGAATATTATCGAAGAGCAGCCGGAAAAGGCCAAGGAACTGCTGCAGATGCTCAAGCTCTATATCGGAGAGCTCAGAACGTCTTAG
- a CDS encoding Crp/Fnr family transcriptional regulator, which yields MHTQQVDEFWRIKVDSDVWKQVLHLGQRKEFRHGDIIIDAGELVNRLYYLESGVVSMKRASWGGAEKIIMHIEENTLFGEVPFFMHQPILSFFICHQDAVVYSFSREAVDGMLARHPEIAKDIIRTLAEKVSALSNQSATLGLDSLYQRIVKFILLRYNSMPLEDNEIISLGSLRMRDIASILGVHRATLYKALKELEHMNLIRMLDRNRIHVLNVDELAAIAYE from the coding sequence ATGCATACGCAACAGGTTGATGAATTCTGGAGAATCAAGGTCGATAGTGACGTCTGGAAACAGGTGCTGCACTTGGGCCAGAGAAAGGAGTTTCGTCATGGTGATATTATCATCGATGCAGGGGAGCTGGTAAACAGGCTGTATTATCTCGAATCCGGCGTGGTGAGCATGAAGCGTGCGTCATGGGGCGGCGCGGAAAAGATTATCATGCATATTGAAGAGAATACGCTGTTCGGCGAGGTGCCTTTCTTCATGCACCAGCCCATACTCAGTTTTTTCATCTGCCATCAGGACGCGGTGGTTTACAGTTTTTCCCGCGAGGCGGTAGACGGCATGCTCGCAAGGCATCCGGAAATTGCCAAGGACATCATCCGCACCCTCGCCGAAAAGGTGAGCGCGCTCAGCAACCAGTCCGCAACGCTCGGGCTGGACAGCCTGTACCAGCGTATCGTCAAGTTCATACTGCTCCGCTATAACTCCATGCCTCTGGAGGATAACGAGATCATCTCGCTGGGCTCATTGCGCATGCGCGATATCGCCAGCATCCTCGGGGTGCACAGGGCCACGCTGTACAAGGCGCTCAAGGAGCTTGAGCATATGAACCTGATTCGGATGCTGGACAGGAACAGGATACATGTTCTCAACGTGGATGAACTGGCAGCCATTGCATACGAATAA
- a CDS encoding thioredoxin family protein, which yields MTTISTISDAHLAERFQSFGDAIIFFHKELCPHCKNMEKVLLKFSAKAPAVEVCSVDSEKHPELLQELGFERVPTLVFIRGGKVAKIQSGIMNPRELAALHASI from the coding sequence ATGACTACGATCAGCACGATAAGCGATGCCCACCTCGCGGAGCGGTTCCAAAGCTTTGGCGATGCCATCATCTTCTTTCACAAGGAACTGTGCCCGCACTGCAAGAACATGGAAAAGGTTCTGCTCAAGTTTTCCGCCAAGGCACCTGCCGTTGAGGTATGCAGCGTAGACAGCGAAAAGCACCCTGAACTGCTGCAGGAGCTGGGTTTTGAGCGTGTTCCCACGCTGGTATTCATACGCGGGGGCAAGGTGGCCAAGATCCAGTCCGGTATCATGAACCCCCGTGAACTTGCAGCCCTGCACGCATCCATTTAG
- a CDS encoding NAD(P)/FAD-dependent oxidoreductase, with translation MSHAYDLIILGGGVAGMTSAIYAARASLRVLILDENACGGLVNWTRVVENMPSYKSIGGLELTARIQEQVEELGVDVEEAVCIDSIDLGGAEKAIVADDETYTAKAVIIATGRKPVPLEVAGECEQVHFCAICDGAAYVGKRVLVVGGGNSGFDEAIALLDQGVSELVLVEKMDRFFAARTAQDQLMARSNAEVRHSTEVAAVCCSDSLRSVTLRNVVTGEEEVQTFDGIFVFMGQQPGTEMFSGQIALDDDGYIVTDELMATSVAGVYAAGDVRRKKYRQITTAMADGTVAALEAERHIHSQMQGSKG, from the coding sequence GTGAGTCACGCATATGATTTGATCATTCTCGGCGGGGGCGTTGCCGGTATGACGTCTGCCATTTACGCGGCGCGTGCCAGCCTGCGCGTGCTCATCCTTGATGAGAATGCCTGCGGAGGGCTCGTCAACTGGACCCGTGTCGTTGAGAATATGCCTTCCTACAAAAGCATAGGCGGCCTTGAACTTACCGCACGCATTCAGGAGCAGGTAGAGGAGCTCGGCGTGGATGTGGAAGAAGCCGTGTGCATTGATTCCATAGACCTTGGCGGTGCCGAAAAGGCAATTGTCGCAGATGACGAGACCTATACCGCCAAAGCCGTCATTATCGCTACGGGGCGCAAGCCTGTGCCGCTTGAAGTGGCGGGCGAATGCGAGCAGGTGCATTTTTGCGCCATCTGCGACGGTGCGGCCTATGTGGGCAAACGCGTGCTCGTTGTCGGCGGTGGCAACAGCGGATTTGACGAGGCCATAGCTCTGCTGGATCAGGGTGTTTCCGAACTGGTGCTCGTGGAGAAGATGGATCGCTTCTTCGCCGCACGCACCGCACAGGACCAGTTGATGGCTCGCTCCAATGCGGAAGTCCGGCATTCCACGGAGGTCGCCGCCGTGTGCTGCAGCGACAGCCTGCGCAGCGTTACCTTGCGTAACGTGGTGACCGGTGAAGAAGAGGTGCAGACCTTTGACGGCATTTTCGTCTTCATGGGGCAGCAGCCCGGTACAGAGATGTTCAGCGGGCAGATTGCACTGGATGACGACGGATACATAGTCACGGATGAGCTTATGGCTACCTCCGTTGCCGGAGTCTACGCCGCGGGCGATGTTCGCCGAAAGAAGTACCGGCAGATAACCACTGCCATGGCGGACGGAACCGTGGCTGCTCTGGAAGCGGAGCGGCATATTCACAGCCAGATGCAGGGTTCGAAAGGGTAG